Proteins found in one Anaerolineales bacterium genomic segment:
- a CDS encoding cupin domain-containing protein: MDTVNLADKFSLFSELWTPKIIAGLNGQLVKLAKLKGEFIWHRHDQEDELFLVIRGDLRIDLHDRTLKLGAGDLVVIPAGVEHRPVAPEEAWVMLLEPASTLHTGNTRSDRTVDQLEWI, encoded by the coding sequence ATGGACACCGTCAATCTCGCTGACAAGTTCTCCTTGTTCAGTGAGCTTTGGACACCCAAGATCATTGCCGGACTGAATGGCCAGTTGGTGAAACTGGCGAAACTGAAGGGGGAGTTCATCTGGCACCGACATGACCAGGAGGATGAGCTGTTCCTCGTGATCCGCGGCGATCTGCGGATCGACCTGCACGATCGGACCCTCAAGCTCGGGGCGGGAGACTTGGTGGTAATCCCGGCGGGCGTGGAACATCGGCCGGTTGCCCCAGAGGAGGCCTGGGTGATGCTCTTGGAGCCCGCTTCCACCCTGCATACCGGGAACACCCGGAGCGATCGAACCGTTGATCAGCTGGAGTGGATTTGA